A portion of the Bacteroidales bacterium genome contains these proteins:
- the metX gene encoding homoserine O-acetyltransferase — protein MKIIESNLRIDSLQLECGETLKDVNVRYHVIGDIERNFDKIVWVCHAFTANSNPVDWWPGLVGEGWLFDPNKTPIVCVNVLGSCYGTTGAMSINPDTEKPYLLTFPLISIRDMAEVHQKVKEQLGIKKIWVLIGGSIGGFQLLEWEYMYPGTAENLMPIVCSAKTSPWVIAISQSQRLSLLADSTFRDQEIDGGKEGLKAARSIALLSYRGRSSYNLTQQDESTDLLDGFRADTYQTYQGEKLIKRFDAYSYYTMTKALDSHNMGRNRGGVEKALSQINAKTLVVGIDSDILFPIEEQKHLAAMIPNATYAEIHSSFCHDGFLIEHEQLTSIIKKFLNLE, from the coding sequence ATGAAGATAATAGAATCCAATCTCAGAATAGATAGCCTACAACTTGAATGTGGTGAAACCCTTAAGGATGTTAATGTTCGGTATCATGTAATTGGAGATATCGAGAGGAATTTTGATAAAATTGTTTGGGTTTGCCATGCTTTTACTGCAAATAGCAACCCTGTTGATTGGTGGCCAGGTTTAGTTGGCGAGGGATGGTTGTTTGATCCCAATAAAACGCCAATTGTTTGTGTTAATGTTCTTGGCTCATGCTATGGCACTACTGGCGCAATGTCTATTAACCCTGATACTGAAAAACCTTACCTGCTAACATTCCCATTAATTTCAATCAGGGATATGGCAGAAGTTCACCAAAAGGTGAAAGAGCAACTTGGAATTAAAAAAATTTGGGTTTTGATAGGTGGTTCAATTGGTGGCTTTCAACTTTTAGAATGGGAATACATGTATCCCGGAACGGCCGAGAATCTTATGCCAATAGTTTGTTCTGCCAAAACTTCCCCTTGGGTGATTGCTATTAGTCAATCACAGAGATTATCACTACTAGCGGATTCAACTTTTAGAGATCAGGAGATTGACGGAGGTAAAGAGGGTCTGAAAGCAGCGCGCAGTATTGCGCTACTTAGTTATCGTGGTAGAAGCAGCTATAATTTAACACAGCAGGATGAATCAACTGATCTTTTGGATGGTTTTAGGGCAGATACCTATCAAACCTATCAGGGTGAAAAACTGATAAAACGGTTTGATGCCTATTCATATTATACTATGACTAAGGCTCTTGATTCTCATAATATGGGTAGAAATAGAGGGGGCGTGGAAAAAGCGCTTAGCCAAATTAACGCAAAAACCCTTGTTGTTGGTATCGATTCCGATATTCTATTTCCTATTGAAGAGCAAAAACATCTGGCTGCAATGATTCCAAATGCAACTTATGCTGAAATCCATTCAAGTTTTTGTCACGATGGATTTTTAATTGAACACGAGCAGCTTACAAGCATTATTAAGAAGTTTTTAAATCTAGAGTAA
- a CDS encoding O-acetylhomoserine aminocarboxypropyltransferase/cysteine synthase — protein sequence MNTNYSFETLQVHAGQVVDPITLSRAVPLYQTTSYLFKSSEHGANLFALKEFGNIYTRLMNPTTDVFEKRIAALEGGVAALAVSSGHAAQFIALNNILQFGDNFVSTSHLYGGSYNQFKVSFKRLGVEVRFAKSESVDEYERLIDSRTKAIYLETIGNPGFSIPDFEQFANLARKYDIPLIVDNTFAGGGYLFRPLEHGANIVVESATKWIGGHGTSIGGVIVDGGNFNWGNGKFPQFTEPSEGYHGLVFWDTFGANSPFGNIAFITRARVEGLRDFGPAISPFNSFQFILGLETLSLRVQRHCENALALATWFENHPKIEKVNYPGLPSSLYYHLAKKYLKNGFGGMLSIIVKGSKENATKVVDNLKLVSHLANVGDAKTLIIQPSATTHQQLTDEEQLAAGVQPTLLRISVGIEHINDIIADFEEALGEISA from the coding sequence ATGAATACTAACTATAGTTTTGAAACATTACAGGTACATGCAGGGCAAGTAGTTGATCCAATAACCCTATCACGAGCGGTACCTCTTTACCAAACAACATCCTACCTATTCAAGAGTTCAGAACATGGAGCAAACCTATTTGCATTAAAGGAATTTGGGAATATCTATACACGTTTGATGAATCCCACCACCGATGTTTTCGAAAAACGTATAGCAGCACTCGAAGGTGGCGTTGCTGCTTTAGCGGTATCATCGGGTCATGCAGCTCAGTTTATTGCACTGAATAACATCCTACAGTTTGGCGATAATTTTGTCTCCACATCCCATTTATATGGAGGATCATACAATCAGTTTAAGGTATCATTTAAACGCCTTGGAGTTGAGGTACGTTTTGCAAAATCTGAAAGTGTAGATGAGTATGAAAGGCTAATTGATAGCAGAACAAAAGCGATATACCTAGAAACTATCGGAAATCCGGGTTTTAGCATACCCGATTTTGAACAATTTGCCAACCTTGCTCGGAAGTACGATATTCCTTTAATTGTTGATAATACATTTGCTGGTGGAGGGTATCTCTTCAGACCACTTGAGCATGGGGCTAATATTGTTGTAGAATCGGCTACAAAATGGATTGGTGGACATGGTACAAGCATTGGCGGTGTTATTGTTGATGGTGGTAATTTTAACTGGGGGAACGGAAAATTTCCTCAATTCACTGAACCATCCGAAGGTTATCATGGACTCGTTTTTTGGGATACTTTTGGAGCAAATAGTCCGTTTGGGAATATTGCATTTATCACAAGGGCAAGGGTAGAAGGGTTGAGGGATTTTGGTCCAGCAATTAGCCCATTCAACTCCTTTCAGTTCATACTAGGACTGGAGACTCTTTCATTAAGGGTTCAGCGTCATTGCGAGAATGCTTTAGCATTAGCAACTTGGTTTGAGAATCATCCTAAAATTGAAAAGGTTAATTACCCTGGATTACCAAGTAGTCTTTACTATCATCTTGCTAAAAAATATTTGAAAAATGGTTTTGGAGGAATGCTTTCAATAATAGTTAAGGGTTCTAAAGAGAATGCAACTAAAGTTGTTGATAATCTTAAATTAGTTAGCCATTTGGCTAATGTTGGCGATGCTAAAACATTGATAATTCAGCCATCTGCGACTACTCATCAGCAGTTAACCGATGAGGAGCAATTAGCCGCGGGAGTTCAACCTACACTTTTAAGAATTTCAGTAGGAATTGAACATATCAATGATATTATTGCTGATTTTGAGGAGGCTTTAGGAGAAATAAGTGCCTAG
- a CDS encoding HAD family phosphatase codes for MNFKAVIFDMDGVLIDSEPLHISVESNMLKELGVPLKQEMYARFAGTTSLSMWNAIVKEFKLDKSPEEISAESNRRFISELLNSDKVQLFDGVKDVLSNLKKKAIPVALASSSNKDIVNAALGKFELNQYFNAIVTGSDVQHSKPHPEIFLTASRKLKIPPSYCVVIEDSPNGVNAALTAGMGCIGFASNKNHHDISHATWIIKSFGEFNYGLV; via the coding sequence ATGAATTTTAAGGCAGTAATATTCGATATGGATGGGGTGCTAATTGATAGCGAACCATTACATATTAGTGTAGAATCTAATATGCTAAAAGAGTTAGGTGTTCCTTTGAAACAAGAAATGTATGCAAGATTTGCAGGAACAACCAGCTTAAGTATGTGGAATGCTATAGTTAAAGAGTTTAAGTTGGATAAAAGTCCCGAAGAAATATCTGCGGAAAGTAATCGTCGATTTATTTCCGAACTTTTAAATTCCGATAAAGTTCAGCTCTTTGATGGTGTTAAAGATGTATTATCAAATCTAAAGAAAAAAGCGATACCCGTTGCCTTAGCATCTTCATCGAATAAAGATATTGTGAATGCCGCATTGGGCAAATTTGAACTGAATCAATACTTTAATGCAATAGTTACAGGAAGTGATGTTCAACACTCAAAACCGCACCCTGAAATATTCCTCACCGCTTCACGAAAACTTAAAATTCCTCCCTCTTATTGTGTTGTGATTGAAGATTCTCCAAATGGTGTTAATGCAGCACTCACAGCCGGAATGGGTTGTATTGGATTCGCATCGAATAAAAACCATCACGACATAAGTCATGCAACATGGATAATTAAATCGTTTGGGGAGTTTAATTACGGGTTAGTGTGA
- a CDS encoding endonuclease domain-containing protein, which yields MPQLTDTVQRSMFYGAKPEVFRKAKVLRANMTPSEIKLNEKLRNNQILGLRFKAQHPINQFIVDFYCHPLRLVIEVDGEIHDLKSAKEYDENRTLELEKLGLKIIRFTNKDVTENIDTVIDKITHICRTIIKREY from the coding sequence ATGCCACAACTTACCGATACAGTTCAACGTTCGATGTTTTATGGGGCTAAACCAGAAGTATTTAGAAAAGCAAAGGTTTTACGTGCTAATATGACCCCATCCGAAATAAAATTAAATGAGAAATTGAGAAATAATCAAATCTTAGGATTAAGGTTTAAAGCACAACATCCAATTAATCAGTTTATCGTTGATTTTTATTGTCATCCTCTAAGGCTAGTAATTGAGGTTGATGGCGAAATCCATGATCTAAAAAGCGCAAAGGAGTATGATGAGAATAGAACTTTAGAATTGGAAAAACTTGGTTTAAAAATAATTCGCTTCACCAATAAAGATGTAACAGAAAACATTGATACAGTAATAGATAAAATAACACATATCTGTAGAACAATAATAAAAAGAGAATATTAG